A stretch of Blastocatellia bacterium DNA encodes these proteins:
- a CDS encoding S41 family peptidase translates to MRRLHLYFAAILVLVILPWVGLAREAKLVRYPHYHQGRIAFTYLGDIWTADENGQNVRRLTVHPARDVYPRFSPDGRWIAFSSDRNGNLDVYIIPVEGGTAKQLTFHSADDTVLGWTPDSRAVLFSSQRGEFFMPKLYTVSIDGGMPRTAGPDMGIYGCYSPDGRKLAINRKAQAYWRKYYRGAYQSDITVMDLETKRFTDLTDFEGMDSWPMWGRDGYIYFVSDRDEGGVTNIWRVPERGGRAERVTSFRSGDVRWPAMSADGRVIVFEHDFQIWKLEVATRKVTPIKLDIAAETQENPVEIRDFNSEVDDYDLAPSGRRIAFSIHGEIFTAPVEQGDLKQITDSPARDRDPRYSPDGKWIAFISDQSGREELYIAPADGSGPMQKLTDQDVLKFAFAWSPDSKEIAYTTSDLKLYKVNVETKQVVELTSSKYGQIGTPAWSPDGKWIAYAKPNHARRNDIYLIPATGGEERKVTFEPFNYSSPRFAPNGRKLYFLRSETSLFSSQPSVQLFSVTLEREERDPMEPEERSETAEATEGGPRRPQMARSEPPKEIAIDWAGLRRRTRQLTRMPFPVSSYAISPDSRTIVFATSEPTGARMVPVLYSIQEDGRRLTRITSGTVPSDDEDDGPPSPGFGPGGGIGDIAFSRDGRTIFFREGNGVYSVSLPASVAPTQAPGARGDAPRRRITFVAKVKIDKPATWRQMFDDAWRTMKYRFYDPAMHGKDWDAAREKYRPLVEHVGDRQELLNLINEMLGELNASHTGTAPPPRGRGASVSTGHLGLDLEPDEQAGRYRVTYIYENGPADKDWVKVSVGDYLIAIEGKPIKAGDNYYPLLNHRLNRKIEVTFNSKPTEEGAWTTRIEPISMSAFNQLRYERWVKERRELVEKLSGGRIGYVHIQAMNRPSLLRFERELRENRDKEALIIDERWNGGGNIEQELLALLIQRPYQIWQPRGTEPTYRPLTGFFGPKVVLQNWRSASNAEMFPAGFRALGLGKVIGTKTMGAVIGTGSYRLIDGSTIRTPSVGVFLADPRRTNMENYGVEPDIFVENTPEDNLAGRDRQLEVAVQELLKELNRGPRQPIVQSNARDF, encoded by the coding sequence ATGAGACGACTTCACCTCTATTTTGCCGCGATCCTTGTGCTCGTCATTCTCCCCTGGGTAGGACTCGCCCGCGAAGCCAAGCTCGTGCGATACCCCCACTATCATCAGGGGCGCATCGCTTTCACCTACTTGGGGGACATCTGGACGGCAGACGAAAATGGCCAAAACGTGCGTCGCCTCACCGTCCATCCCGCGCGAGACGTCTATCCGCGTTTCTCGCCCGATGGTCGGTGGATCGCCTTCTCCAGTGACCGGAATGGGAACCTGGACGTCTACATCATCCCGGTCGAGGGAGGAACGGCGAAACAATTGACGTTCCATTCGGCCGATGACACGGTGCTCGGATGGACGCCGGATTCGCGCGCGGTGCTCTTCAGCAGTCAGCGCGGCGAGTTCTTCATGCCCAAACTCTACACGGTGAGCATTGACGGCGGCATGCCGCGCACGGCCGGCCCGGATATGGGCATCTACGGCTGTTACTCCCCGGATGGACGGAAACTCGCCATCAATCGCAAGGCGCAGGCCTACTGGCGCAAGTACTATCGGGGCGCGTATCAGAGCGACATCACGGTGATGGACCTGGAGACCAAAAGGTTCACCGATCTGACGGATTTCGAGGGGATGGATTCCTGGCCGATGTGGGGGCGAGATGGCTACATCTACTTCGTGAGCGATCGCGATGAAGGGGGAGTGACGAACATCTGGCGCGTGCCCGAGCGCGGCGGTCGAGCCGAGCGCGTCACCTCGTTCCGCAGCGGCGATGTGCGTTGGCCCGCCATGAGCGCCGACGGGCGCGTCATCGTCTTCGAGCACGACTTTCAGATTTGGAAGCTCGAAGTGGCCACGCGAAAGGTGACGCCGATTAAGCTCGACATCGCTGCAGAGACGCAGGAGAATCCCGTCGAGATCCGCGACTTCAATTCTGAAGTGGATGACTATGATCTGGCCCCGTCGGGGCGCCGCATCGCGTTCTCCATTCATGGAGAGATCTTCACGGCACCAGTGGAGCAAGGCGATCTGAAGCAGATCACCGACAGCCCGGCGCGCGATCGCGATCCTCGATATTCGCCCGATGGGAAATGGATCGCGTTCATCTCGGACCAGAGCGGACGCGAGGAGCTGTATATTGCTCCTGCCGACGGTTCCGGTCCGATGCAGAAGCTCACTGATCAAGACGTGCTCAAGTTCGCCTTCGCGTGGTCGCCGGACTCCAAAGAGATCGCGTACACGACGTCCGATCTCAAGCTCTACAAGGTGAATGTCGAGACCAAACAGGTCGTGGAGCTGACCTCTTCCAAATACGGTCAGATCGGCACGCCCGCTTGGTCGCCCGACGGAAAATGGATCGCCTATGCCAAGCCCAATCATGCGCGGCGAAACGACATCTATCTGATTCCGGCCACTGGCGGCGAAGAGCGAAAGGTGACATTCGAGCCGTTCAATTACTCGTCGCCGCGATTCGCCCCGAATGGGCGCAAGCTGTATTTCCTGCGGAGCGAGACGAGCCTCTTCTCCAGTCAGCCTTCGGTGCAGCTCTTCTCGGTGACCTTGGAACGCGAAGAGCGCGATCCCATGGAACCCGAAGAGCGGAGCGAGACGGCCGAGGCGACCGAGGGGGGACCGCGTCGTCCGCAGATGGCGCGATCGGAACCGCCTAAGGAGATCGCCATTGATTGGGCGGGACTGCGGCGGCGAACGCGTCAACTGACGCGCATGCCTTTCCCCGTCTCCAGCTATGCCATCTCTCCCGATAGCCGCACGATCGTCTTCGCTACCAGCGAACCGACGGGCGCGCGCATGGTGCCCGTCCTCTACTCGATCCAAGAGGATGGCCGGCGGTTGACTCGGATCACCTCGGGGACGGTTCCGAGCGACGATGAGGACGACGGACCGCCATCTCCGGGCTTTGGACCGGGCGGAGGAATCGGCGACATCGCTTTCTCCCGCGATGGACGCACAATCTTCTTCCGCGAAGGCAATGGCGTCTATTCGGTCTCGCTACCGGCGAGCGTGGCGCCAACTCAAGCCCCAGGGGCTCGAGGCGATGCTCCGCGCCGACGCATCACCTTCGTCGCCAAGGTGAAGATCGACAAGCCCGCGACCTGGCGGCAGATGTTCGATGATGCGTGGCGCACGATGAAGTACCGTTTCTACGATCCGGCGATGCACGGCAAGGACTGGGATGCCGCCCGCGAGAAATATCGGCCGCTTGTCGAACATGTCGGCGATCGCCAGGAGCTGCTCAACCTCATCAACGAGATGCTCGGCGAGTTGAACGCCTCGCACACGGGGACGGCGCCCCCGCCGCGCGGACGCGGTGCGAGCGTCTCGACCGGCCATCTGGGCCTCGATCTCGAACCCGATGAGCAGGCCGGACGGTATCGCGTGACGTACATCTACGAGAACGGGCCGGCTGATAAGGATTGGGTGAAGGTGAGCGTCGGCGATTACTTGATCGCCATCGAAGGCAAGCCGATCAAAGCGGGGGATAACTACTATCCCTTGCTCAATCACCGGCTCAACCGAAAGATCGAAGTGACCTTCAACAGCAAGCCCACGGAGGAGGGGGCCTGGACGACGCGCATCGAGCCGATTTCAATGAGCGCCTTCAATCAACTCCGATATGAACGCTGGGTCAAGGAGCGGCGCGAGTTGGTCGAGAAGCTCTCGGGCGGGCGCATCGGCTACGTGCACATTCAAGCGATGAATCGGCCGTCATTGCTGCGCTTCGAGCGCGAGCTGCGGGAGAATCGGGACAAGGAGGCCCTGATCATTGACGAGCGCTGGAATGGTGGGGGGAACATCGAGCAAGAGCTGCTCGCCCTGCTCATCCAACGCCCATACCAGATTTGGCAGCCGCGCGGCACCGAACCCACGTATCGTCCGCTCACTGGTTTCTTCGGTCCGAAAGTGGTACTGCAGAACTGGCGTTCGGCCTCTAACGCCGAGATGTTTCCGGCGGGCTTCCGCGCCCTCGGTCTTGGCAAGGTGATCGGGACGAAGACGATGGGCGCCGTCATCGGGACCGGATCGTATCGCCTGATTGACGGTTCGACCATCCGCACGCCGAGCGTGGGCGTTTTTCTGGCCGATCCCCGACGCACGAACATGGAGAACTACGGCGTCGAACCCGACATCTTCGTCGAGAACACGCCGGAGGACAATCTCGCGGGTCGCGATCGCCAGCTCGAAGTGGCCGTGCAAGAGCTGCTCAAGGAACTCAACCGCGGTCCGCGCCAACCGATCGTGCAAAGCAACGCGCGCGACTTCTGA
- a CDS encoding metallophosphoesterase: MFLREPKRAGVAASMLQLVRRAVDETRDIEIVRQRISLPELPSSFEGFTLAQLSDIHHSAFVDAAYIARAVALTNSLAPDVIVLTGDYVSHSRFYISGVAEILGELRARYGVYAVLGNHDFWTGPQALAHAFRRRGIELLRNAHTYLRKGGEALAMVGVDDLTLGQADLPTALRGMDRRWPALLLSHHPNIIWQAAHAGIALVLAGHTHGCQINIPSWRRRMRRFWPFLRGYGRYEQTHIYVNRGLGTVLIPLRYQCRPEITLLELKSASDQERAMGEKESLRACERHGSP, from the coding sequence ATGTTTCTTCGCGAACCGAAGCGAGCGGGCGTGGCGGCCAGCATGCTGCAGCTTGTGCGCCGCGCCGTAGATGAGACGCGCGACATCGAGATCGTCCGGCAGCGGATCTCGCTGCCGGAATTGCCCTCCAGCTTCGAGGGCTTCACTCTCGCACAGCTCTCCGACATTCACCACAGCGCTTTCGTGGATGCCGCGTACATCGCCCGCGCCGTGGCGCTCACCAACAGCCTGGCCCCCGACGTCATCGTGCTCACCGGCGACTATGTGAGCCATTCGCGGTTTTACATCAGCGGGGTGGCCGAAATCCTCGGAGAGCTGCGCGCGCGATACGGTGTCTACGCCGTGCTCGGGAATCACGACTTCTGGACTGGTCCCCAAGCGCTCGCGCATGCCTTTCGTCGGCGCGGCATCGAGCTGCTGCGAAACGCGCACACGTATCTCCGCAAGGGCGGGGAGGCCCTCGCCATGGTAGGCGTTGATGATCTGACCCTCGGCCAGGCCGATCTGCCAACTGCTCTACGGGGGATGGACCGGCGATGGCCAGCCCTTTTGCTCTCGCATCATCCGAACATCATTTGGCAAGCCGCTCACGCCGGCATTGCGCTCGTTTTGGCAGGCCACACACATGGGTGTCAAATCAACATCCCTTCGTGGCGACGGCGCATGCGCCGTTTCTGGCCCTTCTTGCGCGGATACGGGCGCTATGAGCAAACGCACATCTACGTCAATCGCGGGTTGGGAACGGTGTTGATTCCCCTGCGCTACCAGTGCCGACCGGAGATCACGCTCCTTGAGTTGAAGAGCGCGTCCGACCAGGAGCGCGCAATGGGCGAGAAAGAATCTCTCCGCGCGTGCGAGCGCCATGGATCCCCATGA
- a CDS encoding CDP-alcohol phosphatidyltransferase family protein, giving the protein MTQVATLANLLTVLRLLLIPVFAAFVLYNDLPAALWIFLAAGITDALDGFVARHFHQSTPLGTILDPMADKLLVITAFVLLTLPDRGYQPIPLWLTITVISRDVFIVLGALTLFIVTGFRRFRPSIPGKIHTTIQVLTVAFVLAANIWGSLSELLRYMYGLSFAITIFSGVHYIYHAARLLEER; this is encoded by the coding sequence ATGACTCAAGTCGCGACGCTCGCCAATCTCCTCACCGTCCTTCGTCTGCTATTGATCCCGGTGTTCGCGGCATTCGTCCTGTACAATGACCTGCCCGCGGCGCTCTGGATCTTCCTCGCGGCTGGGATCACCGATGCCCTCGATGGCTTCGTCGCGCGACATTTCCATCAGAGCACGCCGCTGGGGACGATCCTTGATCCGATGGCCGATAAACTGCTCGTCATAACGGCCTTCGTCCTACTCACCCTCCCAGATCGCGGATATCAGCCCATCCCCCTTTGGCTCACGATCACCGTCATCAGTCGCGATGTCTTCATCGTCCTCGGCGCGCTCACGCTCTTCATCGTGACGGGCTTCCGGCGCTTTCGTCCTTCGATCCCGGGGAAGATTCACACGACGATCCAAGTCCTGACGGTGGCCTTCGTCCTGGCGGCGAATATATGGGGAAGCCTCTCGGAATTGCTCCGCTATATGTATGGGCTGAGCTTCGCCATCACGATCTTCTCCGGAGTCCACTACATCTATCACGCCGCTCGGCTCCTCGAAGAGCGGTGA
- a CDS encoding DUF1343 domain-containing protein yields the protein MHLGLDVLLSRHRHLLRGKRIGLIVHPPSLDRHRRHAIERFATASDVRLTAIFGPQHGLRGETQDNMIEWEGWRDPKLGIPIFSLYGATRIPTPEMLADVDVLVLDLQDVGTRVYTYIWTMALCMMAAAREGREMIVLDRPNPIGGVHVEGPVLQQGFESFVGMFPIPLRHGMTIGELARLFNEAFGIGCRLHVIPMQGWRRDLWYDQTDLLWVLPSPNMPTLETATVYPGMVLFEGTLLSEGRGTTRPFELIGAPFIDPDRLVAELRAEKLPGVFFRPCYFQPTFHKYAEQLCGGVQVHVLDRERFKPVLTAVALLKAIHRLYPEHFQWRQPPYEYVFDRLPFDILAGTDRLRQQIAEDRPLREIEDSWRADLESFRKLRRDHLMY from the coding sequence ATGCATCTCGGCCTCGACGTCCTCCTCTCCCGGCACCGGCATCTGCTGCGGGGCAAACGGATTGGGCTCATCGTTCACCCCCCCTCTTTAGATCGTCATCGGCGCCATGCGATCGAACGCTTCGCTACGGCTTCCGACGTTCGCCTCACAGCGATCTTCGGCCCGCAACACGGCCTGCGCGGCGAGACCCAGGACAACATGATCGAATGGGAGGGATGGCGAGACCCGAAGCTCGGGATCCCCATCTTCAGCCTCTACGGCGCGACGCGCATTCCCACACCGGAGATGCTCGCCGATGTGGATGTCCTCGTCCTCGATCTCCAGGACGTCGGAACGCGCGTCTACACCTACATCTGGACGATGGCGTTGTGCATGATGGCTGCCGCGCGCGAGGGTCGAGAGATGATCGTGTTGGATCGTCCAAATCCCATTGGCGGCGTACACGTTGAAGGGCCCGTTCTACAGCAGGGCTTCGAATCGTTCGTCGGGATGTTCCCCATCCCACTGCGGCACGGGATGACGATCGGAGAACTGGCGCGATTGTTCAACGAAGCATTCGGCATCGGATGTCGGCTCCATGTCATCCCGATGCAAGGATGGCGGCGCGACCTGTGGTATGACCAGACGGATCTGCTTTGGGTCCTGCCCTCGCCGAACATGCCGACCTTGGAGACGGCGACGGTATATCCGGGCATGGTGCTCTTCGAAGGAACGCTGCTTTCGGAGGGGCGAGGGACGACGCGCCCGTTCGAATTGATCGGAGCGCCGTTCATCGATCCCGATCGTTTGGTCGCCGAATTGCGGGCAGAGAAGCTGCCGGGCGTTTTCTTCCGACCGTGCTATTTCCAACCGACGTTTCACAAATACGCAGAGCAGCTCTGCGGCGGCGTGCAGGTTCACGTCCTCGACCGCGAGCGCTTCAAGCCCGTCCTCACGGCCGTCGCTCTTCTGAAGGCCATCCATCGCCTTTACCCCGAACATTTCCAATGGCGCCAGCCACCTTACGAGTATGTCTTCGACCGCTTGCCGTTTGACATCCTAGCTGGAACGGATCGCCTGCGTCAGCAAATTGCAGAGGATCGCCCCCTCCGAGAGATCGAAGACTCCTGGCGCGCCGACCTGGAGTCGTTTCGCAAGCTGCGCCGAGATCACCTGATGTATTGA
- a CDS encoding TraR/DksA family transcriptional regulator has protein sequence MMTKKKVEHYRKRLLEKREELLRALDRHVHYGREADQDVAQDPADKASNSYLKELLFSQSTSDRYILTLIDEALERLAEGTYGICVACGAEIQPKRLEAVPWARHCVTCQDLQERGLLRESER, from the coding sequence ATGATGACGAAGAAGAAAGTCGAACATTATCGGAAACGGCTGCTGGAGAAACGAGAGGAGCTTCTCCGCGCGCTCGATCGGCACGTCCATTACGGGCGGGAAGCGGATCAAGACGTCGCGCAGGATCCGGCGGATAAGGCCTCGAACTCCTACCTGAAAGAGCTCCTCTTCAGCCAGAGCACGAGCGATCGCTATATCCTCACGCTCATTGACGAAGCGTTGGAACGCCTGGCGGAAGGGACCTACGGCATCTGCGTGGCCTGCGGTGCGGAGATTCAGCCGAAGCGATTGGAAGCTGTCCCTTGGGCTCGCCATTGCGTGACCTGCCAAGATCTGCAAGAGCGCGGACTTTTGCGCGAGTCCGAACGGTGA
- a CDS encoding 23S rRNA (pseudouridine(1915)-N(3))-methyltransferase RlmH — MYLEFLWVGKTKNAHLAALEQDYVRRLQRFVPVQIRALRAISEPDPKRLCERESVALLGALRPGFRIILLDERGKMFSSWELAEWLRAQQRAGTPGLCFLVGGPEGVSESVRERADERWSLSRLTLPHELVRVILLEQIYRAFAIIFGLPYPR; from the coding sequence ATGTACCTGGAATTCCTGTGGGTGGGGAAGACGAAGAACGCGCATCTGGCGGCGCTCGAGCAGGACTACGTGCGCCGCCTTCAACGATTCGTCCCCGTGCAGATTCGCGCATTGCGTGCGATCTCCGAGCCAGATCCCAAGCGCCTCTGCGAACGAGAGAGCGTGGCGTTGCTTGGTGCGCTACGGCCCGGATTCCGCATCATCCTGCTGGATGAGCGGGGAAAGATGTTCAGCTCCTGGGAGTTGGCCGAGTGGTTGCGCGCCCAGCAACGGGCCGGAACGCCCGGACTCTGTTTTCTCGTCGGCGGCCCAGAAGGGGTCTCCGAGAGCGTTCGGGAGCGGGCCGACGAGCGCTGGTCCCTCTCTCGCTTGACGCTACCGCACGAGCTGGTGCGCGTCATTTTGCTCGAGCAAATCTACCGAGCTTTTGCTATAATTTTCGGCTTGCCTTATCCGAGGTGA
- the rsfS gene encoding ribosome silencing factor, producing MRSRPEMVRSPSTRDARKTLTLAIQAASDKKAENIVALDLRGLASFTDYFLICSGTSTRQVQAIAEAILDTLEEHGTRPLHVEGETVAQWILIDYGDLVVHIFEQSAREYYDLERLWRDAERLPIP from the coding sequence ATGCGATCACGACCTGAGATGGTACGCTCTCCTTCCACACGGGATGCTCGAAAGACCCTCACTCTGGCCATTCAAGCGGCCAGCGATAAGAAGGCGGAGAACATCGTCGCGCTCGATCTGCGGGGCCTGGCGTCGTTCACAGACTACTTCTTGATCTGCAGCGGGACGTCCACGCGTCAGGTTCAAGCCATTGCCGAAGCCATCCTGGACACCTTGGAGGAGCACGGCACGCGCCCGCTCCACGTCGAGGGGGAGACGGTGGCTCAATGGATTCTGATCGACTACGGCGACCTGGTCGTTCATATCTTCGAGCAGAGCGCGCGGGAATATTACGATTTGGAGCGATTGTGGCGCGACGCTGAGCGCCTTCCGATCCCGTGA
- the nadD gene encoding nicotinate-nucleotide adenylyltransferase has translation MRIGIFGGTFDPVHNGHLEIADKVGQWFSLDCVHFVPAARSPHKVQQPEATAWDRFAMLVLATRAHERFYVSTLELERGGASYTIETIREFRRRMDAAGDLYFLMGADAFRTLPAWKDYAELLQLTNLIVVSRPGHTLSAEWLPETFRAHVRLWEPDRACIRDRGPRIYLCSGVHNEISATAIRAARRRGETIAHLVPPDVAAYIEKYRLYRDAITT, from the coding sequence ATGCGGATCGGAATTTTCGGGGGCACGTTCGATCCCGTCCACAATGGTCACCTGGAGATCGCCGACAAGGTCGGACAATGGTTCTCCCTAGACTGCGTGCACTTCGTCCCGGCCGCTCGTTCTCCTCATAAGGTCCAGCAGCCGGAGGCGACGGCTTGGGACCGATTCGCCATGCTCGTATTGGCCACGCGCGCGCACGAGCGATTTTACGTCTCGACGCTGGAGCTGGAACGGGGGGGCGCCAGCTATACCATTGAGACGATTCGGGAATTCCGACGTCGGATGGACGCTGCGGGCGACCTCTACTTCCTCATGGGCGCCGATGCCTTTCGGACGCTTCCGGCATGGAAGGATTACGCGGAGTTGCTCCAGCTGACGAATCTCATCGTGGTCTCGCGTCCGGGACATACGCTGAGTGCCGAATGGCTTCCCGAGACCTTTCGCGCCCATGTGCGCCTATGGGAGCCCGACCGAGCGTGCATTCGAGATCGCGGACCGCGTATCTATCTGTGCTCGGGGGTTCACAACGAGATCTCGGCGACGGCGATCCGGGCAGCTCGGCGACGAGGGGAGACGATCGCCCATTTGGTTCCCCCGGACGTCGCTGCTTACATCGAGAAGTATCGGCTCTATCGCGATGCGATCACGACCTGA
- the obgE gene encoding GTPase ObgE produces the protein MFVDRAEIIVKAGDGGDGCTAFRREKYVPFGGPAGGDGGRGGHVYMEAVLGMNSLIHFRYNPEYRAERGGHGEGNNRHGRDGEDLVIRVPVGTLVYDQETGELLHDFSTPGERVLIARGGRGGRGNAHFATPTRRAPRFHERGQPGQVRRLRLELKLLADVGLVGFPNAGKSTLLARISAARPKIADYPFTTLEPVLGVVQLDEYRSFVVADIPGLIEGAHRGAGLGHEFLRHVERTRVLLHLIDVSPFATREPVESYHIINHELEAYNPKLLEKPQIVVATKMDIASEERFSTLEAFCRAHDVDFVAISAVTGQGVAELLERTARRLESALTAALSSR, from the coding sequence ATGTTCGTTGATCGCGCGGAAATCATCGTGAAAGCTGGGGACGGAGGTGATGGCTGCACGGCCTTCCGCCGTGAGAAGTATGTTCCTTTCGGGGGACCGGCGGGCGGCGATGGCGGTCGAGGGGGGCATGTGTACATGGAAGCCGTCCTCGGCATGAACTCGCTCATTCACTTCAGGTACAACCCCGAGTATCGGGCCGAGCGCGGGGGACACGGCGAGGGGAACAATCGGCATGGACGGGATGGCGAAGACCTCGTGATCCGCGTGCCTGTCGGAACGCTCGTCTACGATCAGGAGACGGGAGAGCTGCTCCACGATTTCTCGACGCCGGGTGAGCGAGTGCTCATCGCCCGCGGAGGACGCGGGGGACGTGGGAACGCGCATTTCGCGACGCCCACGCGTCGCGCGCCGCGCTTTCACGAACGGGGCCAACCGGGACAGGTGCGCCGCCTGCGATTGGAGCTGAAGCTGCTGGCCGACGTGGGATTGGTCGGCTTCCCCAATGCCGGCAAGTCCACGCTGCTGGCGCGCATCTCGGCCGCGCGGCCCAAGATCGCCGACTATCCCTTCACGACACTGGAACCGGTTCTTGGTGTCGTTCAATTGGACGAATATCGCAGCTTCGTCGTCGCCGACATCCCAGGGCTCATCGAAGGAGCTCATCGAGGAGCTGGCTTGGGGCATGAGTTCTTGCGACACGTTGAGCGAACGCGCGTGCTCCTTCACCTGATTGACGTCTCTCCCTTCGCCACGCGTGAACCGGTCGAGAGCTACCATATCATCAACCATGAGTTGGAAGCGTACAATCCGAAGCTTCTGGAGAAGCCGCAAATCGTTGTAGCGACCAAAATGGATATCGCTTCGGAGGAACGTTTCTCGACATTAGAAGCCTTTTGTCGGGCGCACGATGTGGACTTTGTGGCCATTTCGGCTGTGACCGGGCAAGGGGTCGCTGAACTCTTAGAGCGCACTGCTCGACGCCTGGAGAGCGCGCTTACGGCGGCTCTCTCGTCCCGGTGA
- the rpmA gene encoding 50S ribosomal protein L27 yields the protein MAHKKGMGSSRNGRDSVGKRLGIKCFGGQFVTGGSILVRQRGTRFKPGVNVGIGSDDTLYAKISGVVRFEDKGRMGKFVSVYPVTPEGK from the coding sequence ATGGCGCACAAAAAAGGCATGGGAAGCTCCCGCAACGGACGGGACTCGGTCGGGAAGCGCTTGGGCATCAAGTGCTTCGGTGGACAGTTCGTGACTGGGGGCTCGATCCTCGTCCGACAGCGAGGCACGCGCTTCAAGCCGGGCGTCAACGTTGGGATCGGAAGCGATGACACGCTCTACGCGAAGATCTCGGGCGTCGTCCGATTTGAGGACAAAGGGCGCATGGGCAAATTCGTGAGCGTATATCCGGTGACGCCTGAGGGGAAATGA
- the rplU gene encoding 50S ribosomal protein L21, whose translation MTYAIIATGGKQYRVTPGEILRVPALRAEVGETIELPVLALSDGEQVKIGHPTVEGARAVCRVLEHGKERKIIVFKFKRRKQYRRKKGHRQKYTAIRVEAIQAA comes from the coding sequence GTGACGTACGCCATTATCGCCACGGGTGGAAAACAGTATCGCGTCACGCCAGGCGAAATCTTGCGCGTTCCGGCGCTTCGCGCCGAGGTGGGGGAGACGATCGAGCTGCCGGTGCTAGCACTGAGCGATGGGGAGCAGGTCAAGATTGGTCATCCCACTGTAGAAGGTGCTCGGGCCGTGTGTCGCGTCCTCGAGCATGGCAAGGAGCGGAAGATCATCGTGTTTAAGTTCAAGCGACGAAAGCAGTATCGTCGCAAGAAAGGGCATCGGCAGAAGTACACGGCTATCCGCGTAGAGGCCATTCAGGCGGCTTGA
- a CDS encoding AtpZ/AtpI family protein — protein sequence MRGNKGDPGEALKKFGIAASLGTVFISYVAAGLLIGYFLDKWLGTSPWLFLLFFAIGVGGAIYNVFKLAARL from the coding sequence ATGCGTGGGAATAAAGGCGATCCGGGGGAGGCACTCAAGAAGTTCGGCATTGCGGCGTCTTTAGGAACGGTTTTCATCTCCTATGTCGCGGCTGGTCTGTTGATCGGGTACTTCTTGGATAAGTGGTTGGGGACGTCGCCCTGGCTGTTTTTGCTCTTTTTCGCTATTGGCGTGGGCGGAGCGATCTACAACGTCTTCAAGCTTGCCGCCCGGTTATAG